A single Argentina anserina chromosome 7, drPotAnse1.1, whole genome shotgun sequence DNA region contains:
- the LOC126802260 gene encoding LOW QUALITY PROTEIN: pentatricopeptide repeat-containing protein At4g01030, mitochondrial-like (The sequence of the model RefSeq protein was modified relative to this genomic sequence to represent the inferred CDS: inserted 6 bases in 4 codons; deleted 3 bases in 2 codons; substituted 1 base at 1 genomic stop codon): MAKLAQFHFLQTSLSSNSPSLPRLSPTHTLLEDLGQLGELKTLNSDVQMIKMTNNNKMDVKEKSLVTYYLEFGDSRSAAMAFFVGSAHYLPWSSFLEEFRRYGNDLEDSXVLKFFCEFHSGGLIFDSRVLSSVLKLCGNLKELWLGLEMHAYLIKRGFDLDVYMNCAFLNFYGICLDIEKAKQLFDEMSEKEDMLWDEVIKLNSKNGRWVNVLDLFRNMQLSFAKPNSATIINALQACGKVRAFNEGKQIHGYVLRWGLESNLSICNSLSMYSRNGRLHLARAVFDSMSDHNLLSWNSIISSYSALGCLNDAWIVFNEMVSLNVKPDIVTWNCLLTGHSLHGSYQKVLANLKRMQDAGFKPNSSSISSVLQXTELCFLKHGKEIHVFVYRNGLDYDVYVGTSLVDMYVKNSCLCFAHIVFDNMKNKSIYAWNSLISGYSFKGLFEDAEQLLNRMSQEGIKPDLVTWNGLISGYAIKGRHKDTKAAIQQMKTSGLTPNVVSWTALISGCSQNENHAASLKYFVQMQQEGIKANFATISSLLKACAGLSLLRRGEEIHCLSMRKGFIEDVYVATALIDMYKAGNFRCAYEVFRMIENKTLASWNCMIMGFATYGSVKEVVSLFSEMXGAGLQSDAITISAVXNCCKNSGLVDEGWKLFDSMSRDYNIAPTIEYFSCMVDILARAGYLDEAWDFIQTMPLKPDATVWXAFLGSCITHKHLDFAETTAKNLFELEPHNPANYVLVMNLYSMSNRWVDVQRLKDLMRKVGVKHSPVWSWTLIDQKIHTYCAEGKPHPDSGEIYFELYPLISEMKKIGFVPDISCVYQNIDAVEKKMLLSHTEKLAITYGLMKMRKREPIRVVKNTRVCSDCYTVANYMSRVRKCQILLKDGTRFHHFREGKCTCNDCW; encoded by the exons ATGGCCAAACTAGCTCAGTTTCACTTCCTTCAAACCTCATTAAGCTCCAACTCACCATCTTTGCCTAGACTTTCTCCAACCCACACCTTGTTGGAGGACTTGGGTCAGTTGGGTGAGCTCAAGACTTTGAATTCAGATGTCCAGATGATAAAAAtgaccaacaacaacaaaatggaTGTAAAGGAGAAGTCTTTGGTCACATACTACTTGGAGTTCGGTGATTCCAGGTCAGCTGCAATGGCTTTCTTTGTGGGCTCTGCTCACTATCTTCCATGGAGTAGTTTCCTAGAAGAGTTTAGAAGATATGGGAATGATTTAGAAGAC TCTTAAGTTCTTAAGTTCTTTTGTGAGTTTCATAGTGGGGGACTAATATTTGATAGCAGAGTTCTTAGTTCTGTTTTGAAACTTTGTGGGAATTTGAAGGAACTGTGGCTTGGGTTGGAAATGCATGCTTATTTGATCAAAAGGGGGTTTGATTTGGATGTTTACATGAACTGtgcatttcttaatttttatgGGATTTGTTTAGATATAGAGAAAGCTAAGCAGTTATTTGATGAAATGTCTGAGAAAGAAGATATGTTGTGGGATGAGGTAATCAAGCTCAACTCTAAGAATGGGAGATGGGTGAATGTTCTTGATTTGTTCAGGAATATGCAACTGTCATTTGCTAAACCCAATAGTGCTACGATTATCAATGCGCTTCAAGCTTGTGGAAAAGTGAGAGCTTTTAATGAAGGAAAGCAAATTCATGGGTATGTTTTGAGATGGGGATTGGAATCGAATTTGTCAATATGCAATTCTCTTAGCATGTACTCCAGAAATGGCAGACTACATTTAGCTAGAGCTGTTTTTGATTCAATGAGTGATCATAATTTATTGTCATGGAACTCAATTATCTCTTCTTATTCTGCCCTTGGTTGCTTGAATGATGCTTGGATTGTTTTCAATGAAATGGTGTCTTTGAATGTTAAGCCAGACATTGTGACTTGGAATTGCCTTTTGACCGGCCATTCTCTTCATGGCTCGTATCAAAAAGTACTTGCCAATTTGAAGAGAATGCAAGATGCCGGGTTCAAGCCTAATTCAAGTTCCATTAGTAGTGTTCTTC TTACTGAATTATGTTTCTTGAAGCATGGGAAAGAAATACAT GTTTTTGTGTATAGAAATGGACTCGACTATGATGTATATGTAGGAACTTCGTTAGTAGACATGTATGTGAAGAATAGTTGTTTATGCTTTGCTCACATTGTCTTTGACAACATGAAGAACAAAAGCATTTATGCGTGGAATTCGTTGATATCAGGGTATTCCTTCAAGGGTCTTTTTGAAGACGCTGAACAATTATTAAACAGAATGAGTCAAGAAGGAATCAAACCAGACTTGGTGACATGGAATGGTTTGATTTCAGGGTATGCAATCAAGGGTCGCCATAAGGATACCAAAGCCGCAATTCAGCAGATGAAAACTTCAGGGTTAACCCCTAATGTGGTCTCATGGACTGCACTTATATCAGGTTGTTCGCAAAATGAGAATCACGCCGCATCGCTCAAGTATTTTGTTCAAATGCAACAAGAAGGTATCAAGGCAAACTTTGCAACCATATCCAGCCTACTTAAAGCTTGTGCAGGACTGTCTTTGTTGCGTAGGGGTGAAGAGATACACTGTCTAAGCATGCGGAAAGGTTTCATTGAGGATGTATATGTTGCCACAGCACTGATAGATATGTACAAGGCAGGCAATTTCAGATGTGCCTATGAGGTTTTTAGGATGATTGAAAACAAGACATTAGCTTCTTGGAATTGCATGATCATGGGATTTGCTACATATGGTTCTGTGAAAGAGGTTGTTTCTCTTTTCAGTGAAAT TGGGGCTGGTCTGCAGTCAGATGCTATAACTATCAGTGCTGT GAATTGTTGCAAAAACTCAGGTTTAGTCGATGAAGGATGGAAGTTGTTCGATAGTATGAGCAGAGATTACAACATAGCTCCAACTATTGAGTATTTCTCGTGCATGGTAGATATTCTTGCAAGAGCTGGTTATCTTGATGAAGCTTGGGATTTTATTCAAACGATGCCATTAAAGCCGGATGCTACTGTCT GCGCTTTTCTTGGATCCTGCATAACCCATAAGCACTTGGATTTTGCAGAGACTACAGCTAAGAATCTATTTGAGTTGGAACCTCACAATCCAGCCAATTATGTCCTGGTGATGAACTTATATTCAATGTCAAACAGATGGGTGGATGTGCAACGCCTTAAAGATTTGATGAGGAAAGTTGGGGTGAAACATAGTCCTGTGTGGAGCTGGACACTAATTGATCAGAAAATCCATACGTACTGTGCAGAAGGAAAACCTCATCCAGACTCGGGAGaaatatattttgaattgtatCCTTTGATTTccgaaatgaagaaaataggCTTTGTACCTGACATCAGCTGTGTATATCAAAACATAGATGCCGTAGAGAAGAAGATGCTGCTAAGTCACACGGAGAAACTGGCCATTACCTATGGACTGATGAAGATGAGAAAAAGAGAACCTATCAGGGTGGTTAAAAACACAAGGGTCTGTTCTGATTGTTATACTGTAGCAAACTACATGTCTCGGGTGCGAAAATGCCAGATACTCCTCAAGGATGGTACTCGGTTTCACCACTTCAGGGAAGGAAAGTGCACCTGCAATGACTGCTGGTAA
- the LOC126802265 gene encoding abscisic acid receptor PYL3 has product MSSVGGDSMETQYIRKHHRHEPRENQCTSALVRHVKAPVHLVWSLVRRFDQPQKYKPFVSRCVMKGDLGIGSLREVNVKSGLPATTSTERLELLDDDEHILGIRIVGGDHRLRNYSSIITVHPEVIEGRPGTLVIESFVVDVPDGNTKDETCYFVEALIRCNLKSLADVSERMAVQDRTEPINH; this is encoded by the exons ATGAGCAGCGTTGGTGGTGATTCCATGGAGACTCAATACATAAGGAAGCACCATAGGCATGAGCCCAGAGAGAACCAGTGCACTTCTGCTCTGGTCAGGCATGTCAAAGCCCCTGTGCATCTT GTATGGTCATTGGTCAGGAGATTTGATCAACCGCAGAAGTACAAGCCCTTTGTTAGCAGGTGCGTCATGAAGGGGGACCTTGGCATTGGGAGTCTTAGAGAAGTGAATGTTAAATCTGGTCTACCAGCAACTACCAGCACTGAGAGACTGGAGCTTCTTGATGACGATGAGCACATTCTTGGCATCAGGATCGTTGGTGGTGATCATAGGCTCAGG AATTACTCTTCAATTATTACCGTCCATCCTGAGGTAATTGAAGGAAGACCAGGGACGCTAGTTATTGAATCCTTTGTGGTGGATGTGCCTGATGGAAACACTAAGGATGAGACATGCTACTTTGTTGAGGCCCTGATCAGGTGCAACCTCAAGTCGTTGGCTGATGTCTCAGAGAGGATGGCCGTCCAGGATCGAACAGAACCCATCAATCATTAG
- the LOC126803662 gene encoding uncharacterized protein LOC126803662 produces IPADGEEERTPSSDRRKDRVEPSQHLALSSASSSNQKLLIAFILFFVASSAVSVLVYRLSHSPITDRTVFYVFQRGLVKPDLTYQEILTENENLSDNATGRHYEYPVLAYITPWNSKGYDLAKRFNSRFTHISPVWYELKSQGTSLILEGRHNADIGWISDIRRAGDAWVLPRIVVEAFPAELLAKKKQRNKAINLLVNECKEMGYDGIVLESWSRWAAYRVLHDPKMRNLALQFIKDLGDSLHAVASERNNKNRLQLVYVIGPPHSETLQVHDFGPKDLQRLSDAVDGFSLMTYDFSGPHNPGPNAPLKWIESVLQLLLGTNKNSALAINFYGNDFILSEGQAGGAITGRDYLSLLEKHKPDFRWEKNSAEHLFLYTDDDHKNHAVFYPSLLSISMRLEEARKWGCGISIWEIGQGLDYFYDLLVINLNTLFKDSYPGEILSILASTTTYAMEALNAASLTPRSVLGDRKKEPRKFPSLPSISLPKFSSSTSFSTKASQEGSSKSFHGGLLLLSSVFNAGLAKALTYEEALGQSVSTATGDLDTDGALDSVISFVNDNPAVIAGGFAILAVPLVLSQVLKKPKPFGVESAKSAYAILGEDANAILVDIRATGEIKKVGSPDIRGLGKKAVPIVYKGEDKPGFLKKLSLKFKEPENTTLLILDKFDGNSELVAELVTVNGFKAAYAIKDGAEGPRGWVSSGLPWIPPPKGLSFDFGNLADAYSGIVGEGSGVVSLGLAAAAGLGLLAFTEVETILQLLGSAALVQFASKKLLFAEDRNKTLQELDMFLTTKVAPKELLGDIKDIGTALLPPLTSKALPAPAEASPAPTAADTVVKSEVAPEAKVEAPAEPAPEPKVEAAAEPAPEINYAPKAEVKEESPPRISKSLSPFPYYPDFKPPTSPRPSQP; encoded by the exons ATTCCGGCCGATGGCGAAGAAGAAAGAACGCCGAGTTCCGATCGCCGCAAAGACCGAGTCGAACCGTCGCAGCATCTCGCGCTCTCATCCGCATCATCCTCAAATCAAAAGCTCCTAATCGCCTTCATCCTCTTCTTCGTCGCGTCTTCCGCAGTTTCGGTACTCGTGTACCGTCTCAGTCATTCTCCGATCACCGACCGGACGGTGTTCTATGTGTTCCAGCGAGGCCTCGTTAAGCCCGACTTGACCTACCAAGAGATCCTCACT gaaaatgaaaatttatcgGACAATGCGACCGGCAGGCACTATGAGTATCCTGTATTAGCTTACATTACTCCATG GAATTCTAAGGGCTATGACTTGGCAAAAAGGTTTAACTCCAGATTTACACATATATCTCCAGTTTGGTATGAGCTGAAAAG TCAAGGGACCAGCTTAATTCTAGAAGGCAGACATAATGCTGATATTGGGTGGATCTCAGACATTAGAAGGGCAGGCGACGCTTGG GTATTGCCTAGAATTGTTGTGGAAGCTTTTCCAGCAGAGCTGCTTGCAAAGAAAAAGCAGAGGAATAAGGCTATTAATCTTTTAGTAAACGAGTGCAA GGAAATGGGCTATGATGGCATTGTGTTGGAATCTTGGTCAAGATGGGCAGCTTACCGAGTTTTGCATGATCCAAAGATGCGGAATTTG GCATTGCAATTTATAAAAGATCTTGGAGATTCACTGCATGCTGTGGCTTCAGAGAGGAACAATAAGAACAGGTTGCAGTTGGTGTATGTAATAGGTCCACCTCATTCTGAGACACTCCAAGTGCATGATTTTGGACCTAAAGATCTTCAGAGGCTGAGTGATGCTGTTGATGGTTTCTCACTTATGACGTATGACTTCTCCGGGCCTCATAATCCAGGTCCCAATGCACCTTTGAAGTGGATTGAATCCGTCCTCCAGCTGCTCCTTGGTACCAATAAAAACAGTGCTCTGGCCATCAATTTCTATGGAAATGATTTCATCCTCTCGGAAG GTCAAGCCGGTGGTGCTATTACTGGAAGAGATTATCTCTCCTTGTTGGAGAAGCACAAGCCTGACTTCAGATGGGAAAAGAACAGCGCAGAGCATTTGTTCCTCTACACTGATGACGATCACAAAAATCATGCCGTGTTCTACCCATCGTTGCTGTCAATTTCCATGCGGCTAGAGGAAGCTCGTAAATGGGGGTGTGGCATCTCGATATGGGAAATCGGGCAAGGTCTGGATTACTTTTACGACCTCCT AGTTATTAATCTAAATACTTTGTTTAAGGATTCGTACCCTGGCGAAATCCTTAGCATTTTAGCAAGTACCACT ACTTATGCTATGGAGGCCCTCAATGCAGCAAGCTTGACCCCTAGATCAGTTCTTGGTGACAGAAAAAAGGAACCCAGAAAATTCCCATCATTGCCCTCCATTTCACTGCCCAAGTTCTCAAGCTCCACTAGCTTCAGCACCAAGGCTTCACAAGAAGGTTCATCTAAGAGCTTCCATGGTGGACTATTGCTTTTGTCTTCTGTTTTCAATGCTGGGCTTGCCAAGGCTTTGACATATGAAGAAGCATTGGGGCAGTCAGTGAGTACAGCAACTGGAGACCTTGACACAGATGGAGCTCTCGACAGTGTTATTAGCTTTGTTAATGACAACCCTGCAGTTATAGCTGGCGGGTTTGCCATCTTGGCTGTCCCTTTGGTTTTGTCACAGGTGCTAAAGAAGCCTAAGCCATTTGGTGTTGAGTCTGCTAAGAGTGCTTATGCAATATTGGGTGAAGATGCAAATGCTATTCTTGTGGATATAAGAGCAACAGGGGAGATAAAGAAAGTTGGTAGTCCGGATATCCGAGGTTTGGGGAAGAAGGCAGTACCAATTGTTTACAAAGGAGAAGATAAGCCAGGCTTCTTAAAGAAGCTCTCTTTAAAGTTCAAGGAACCAGAGAATACTACATTGCTCATCCTGGATAA GTTTGATGGGAACTCTGAACTGGTTGCTGAGTTGGTCACTGTAAATGGGTTCAAAGCTGCTTATGCCATAAAAGATGGTGCAGAAGGACCCCGAGGATGGGTG AGTAGCGGCCTTCCTTGGATACCACCACCAAAAGGACTGAGTTTTGATTTTGGCAATCTGGCAGATGCATACAGTGGCATTGTCGGA GAGGGTTCAGGTGTTGTTTCCCTTGGGCTTGCTGCTGCAGCCGGGCTGGGTTTATTGGCTTTTACTGAG GTAGAAACGATCCTCCAACTTTTGGGCTCAGCTGCGTTAGTACAGTTTGCAAGCAAGAAACTTCTTTTTGCTGAG GACCGGAATAAAACACTACAGGAATTGGATATGTTCTTAACCACCAAGGTAGCGCCAAAGGAGCTGTTGGGTGACATAAAG GATATTGGAACAGCTCTTCTTCCACCTCTTACCAGCAAGGCTCTTCCTGCACCTGCAGAGGCAAGTCCAGCGCCTACTGCTGCTGATACTGTAGTGAAATCAGAGGTTGCACCGGAAGCTAAAGTAGAAGCACCGGCAGAACCTGCACCGGAGCCTAAAGTAGAAGCCGCTGCAGAACCTGCCCCTGAGATAAATTATGCACCCAAAGCAGAAGTCAAAGAAGAATCACCTCCTCGGATTTCAAAATCACTTTCTCCATTCCCCTAT TATCCAGATTTCAAGCCTCCAACATCTCCGCGCCCATCCCAACCCTAG
- the LOC126802266 gene encoding histone H3-like centromeric protein cnp1, with translation MARVKHTASRKARPKSARSQPEASSPAASPAPSRGTGRTRGSPRSPGSQRHGTPRKDAAKGPEAQTQRKKRRYRQGTVALREIRHFQKTVKLVIPTIPFIRCVREITGTLSDDVTRWTAEAMQCIHEAAEDYLVHLFEDSMLCAIHAKRVTLMKKDLELARRLGGMGGRW, from the exons ATGGCGAGGGTCAAGCACACAGCTTCCCGGAAAGCCCGCCCTAAATCCGCTCGCTCGCAACCAG AAGCAAGCTCGCCGGCGGCGTCACcg GCACCGTCTAGAGGGACAGGAAGGACGAGGGGAAGTCCCAGAA GTCCAGGATCACAGAGGCACGGCACGCCAAGGAAGGATGCTGCAAAAG GTCCGGAAGCACAGAcacagaggaagaagagacGTTACAGGCAAGGAACTGTTGCTCTTAGAGAGATTCGTCACTTCCAGAAAACAGTGAAGCTGGTTATCCCAACTATACCCTTCATCAGATGT GTAAGAGAGATCACTGGTACATTGTCTGATGATGTTACTCGTTGGACTGCAGAAGCCATGCAGTGTATTCATGAG GCCGCAGAGGATTATCTAGTTCATCTGTTTGAAGATTCAATGCTCTGTGCAATTCATGCAAAGCGTGTTACACTTA TGAAAAAGGATCTTGAGCTTGCTCGTCGTCTTGGAGGAATGGGTGGGAGGTGGTGA